agcGCTTCCTCAGGGCAATCTTTTCTGTGTCTTAAATGTCAATTATCATAAAAACTTCCGGCTTCTACTCATAGATCTATTAATATATTCCTAAATTGGTTTTTGCCTTGACTTCAATGCCCTAGAAGTGTTTGGACAAtgaatgctcttctccccaccttagaaatttgaaaaaaattggtCATTATTGAGTAGTTTTACATTTCAGGGTGTGAAGAACAAATCAGTGCTGCATTTATAAAGCCCTTTATTCAAAAAGTGAAGCACAAGAGATTACAAGTCATCTCCTGGGGTCTCTATCTCTACCATCTGCAGGAGAATGAGAGTGTCTGTGTGAATCATGAAACCAATCAGGGCTATTGCTCAAATGCTTTACCAAAGTGGCTCGCTACACATATAATCGCATATCAACTTGTATTCCACCTGACTGAAGAATAGTTGGCTTTGTTGACCTTCTGTTCACTTAAGCTATTTATAGTCTGTCATATCTACTCCCCCTGCACAATGATTGCAGCATCAGGCACTCCTTGTCACCTCTGTGAGACAGCTGATGCACATCCCATTATGATTTCCAGCTGAAGGTATTTTCCGTCACTGGATTTATAGTTTTTCTGCACTGTGAGTTTTCTGATGTTTAATGAGATTTGATCTGTCTGTGAAGGCCTTCTGACATTGTGTGCAAGCATAAGCTTTCTTTCTTGTGTGAATTATCTGATGCATACTTAGTGTTGCTTTCTGGATGAAAGCTTTCCCACATTTACTGCATTCATAGTGTCTCTCTCCAGTATGAGATTTCTGATGGATAGAGAGGCGTGACTTCCAGGTGAAGGATTTTCCACAATCACTACATTTATAGGGTTTCTCTCTAGTATGGATTTTCTGGTGTGTTATGAGATTCGACCTGTCAGTGAAAGCCTTTCCACATTCAGCACATATGTtgggtttctctcctgtgtgaattTTTTGATGCACTCGGAGTTGTGACTTCTTTGTGAAGCATTTCCCACAGTCACTGCATGcgtaaggcttctctccagtatgaattctatGGTGTGCAATAAAGTGTGATTTTTGGAtgaaggccttcccacattcaGGACAAGCATAGGGTTTTTCTCCTGTATGGATTCTCTGATGTACACTGAGTGTTGATTTCTGGATAAAAGCTTTTCCACATTCATTGCATTCATAGTGTCTCTCTCCAATATGAGATTTCTGATGTATTTTGAGGCGTGACTTCCATATGAAGGCCTTTCCACAGCCATTGCAtttatagggtttctctccagtatgagttTTCTGGTGTTTAATGAGATTTGACTGATCACTGAAAGCCTTCCCACATTCGGCACACATAtatggcttctctccagtatgagttTTCTGATGTGTAGTGAGATTTGTCCTATGAGTAAAGACCTTTCCACATTCTGTGCATATATAAGGTTTTTCTCCTGTATGAATTCTTTGATGCACATGCAGCTGTGATTTCTTAATGAATGATTTTCCACAGTCACTGCATTCATaaggtttttctccagtatgaattctctgatgtgtATTGAAATGGGATTTCTGGATGAAGGCCTTTCCACATTCAGTGCATATATAGGGTTTTTCTCctgtgtgaattctctgatgcATCCTGAGTGCTGATTTTCTTGTGAAGGCTTTCCCGCATTCACTGCATGCATAgtgtttctctccagtatgagttTTCTGATGTATACTGAGGTCAGAGTTCTGAGAAAATCCTCTTCCACATTCATTGCATTCATAAGGTTTTTCTCCTGTATGAATTCTCATATGTCTAAAGAGATATGATCTATGGAaaaaggcttttccacattcactGCATTTATAGGGTTTCTGCCCAGTATGAATTTTCTGATGTGTAATGAGGTTTGACCTGAGGGTAAAAGCCTTCCCACATTGAATACATATAAAAGGTTTCTCTCTTGTGTAAACACTTTGAGGTACCTCAATTTGTGGCTTCTGAATGAAGATATTCTCATCCTTATTGCATTCATGAGATTTTTCTCCAGCATGAATTCTCTGATGCTCAAAAAGATGTGACTCCTGGGTAAAGGTATTCATATATTCAGTACATACATaaagtttctctccagtatgaattttctGATGGTGGGTGAGAACTTGTTTGTGCTCAAGATGTTTTTCACATTGATTAAGTTCATAGGAGTTTGCTCCTCTATTAGCATTCTCATTCTTAGTAAAGGAAGAGCTATGTGCAAAATTGTTACCATTTCCAAAAATCTTATCAAAGTTCTTTGTTGCATTGCTTTTATTGTGGTTATGTAAATTTAAAGTATGCATCAAACTTTTTCCAAATGTATCAAAGTTATGGAGTCTTTTAATTGAAGGAACAAGCCTGGTACTCACatgaattattttttcaatatttttatattcatagCCCCTCTCCTTAGTCAATATTTTCACATGACTTAAAGGGTTATTTtggttttcttgatttctttctaGCTGGTCATTACCTTGCCACAGTTCTTCTATAATGGAACACAATGAATCTTT
This portion of the Capra hircus breed San Clemente chromosome X unlocalized genomic scaffold, ASM170441v1, whole genome shotgun sequence genome encodes:
- the ZNF41 gene encoding LOW QUALITY PROTEIN: zinc finger protein 41 (The sequence of the model RefSeq protein was modified relative to this genomic sequence to represent the inferred CDS: inserted 2 bases in 1 codon) — its product is MPANQSYRQWSPDLAAEGQGSMCEVSFEDVTVDFSQEEWQHLDPVQRRLYWDVTLETYSHLCAVGYQVPKPEVIFRLEQGEGSWTLEKETPHHSCSDEDLGQTQQQRISGEVSFHCEKIGQSIGKDSLCSIIEELWQGNDQLERNQENQNNPLSHVKILTKERGYEYKNIEKIIHVSTRLVPSIKRLHNFDTFGKSLMHTLNLHNHNKSNATKNFDKIFGNGNNFAHSSSFTKNENANRGANSYELNQCEKHLEHKQVLTHHQKIHTGEKLYVCTEYMNTFTQESHLFEHQRIHAGEKSHECNKDENIFIQKPQIEVPQSVYTREKPFICIQCGKAFTLRSNLITHQKIHTGQKPYKCSECGKAFFHRSYLFRHMRIHTGEKPYECNECGRGFSQNSDLSIHQKTHTGEKHYACSECGKAFTRKSALRMHQRIHTGEKPYICTECGKAFIQKSHFNTHQRIHTGEKPYECSDCGKSFIKKSQLHVHQRIHTGEKPYICTECGKVFTHRTNLTTHQKTHTGEKPYMCAECGKAFSDQSNLIKHQKTHTGEKPYKCNGCGKAFIWKSRLKIHQKSHIGERHYECNECGKAFIQKSTLSVHQRIHTGEKPYACPECGKAFIQKSHFIAHHRIHTGEKPYACSDCGKCFTKKSQLRVHQKIHTGEKPNICAECGKAFTDRSNLITHQKIHTREKPYKCSDCGKSFTWKSRLSIHQKSHTGERHYECSKCGKAFIQKATLSMHQIIHTRKKAYACTQCQKAFTDRSNLIKHQKTHSAEKXYKSSDGKYLQLEIIMGCASAVSQR